TTAATAAAGTACTGGTCATTACAACCTGTGAAGCAAAATCTGGCTCATTATTAAACTCCACAGCAATCAAAGCAGTATTAACAGCAGATGGTACTGATGAAGAAATAAATAAAACTTGTGCCATCACACCATCTATTCCCATCAAGTTTAACAATAGGAATGCTAAAATTGGACCACCAAGTAGGCGGGTAATACTAGCAATATAAACATCTTTATTTTTAAAGGAAAATTTAGTACGATATAATTGAGTTCCTAGAGTTAATAAAGCTACTGGAATCAGACCATTCTGTAAATACTCTAATGATGGCCAAAAAAATATTGATCAATTTCCAATCCTATAAATTTTATAAAAACCGCTAGTATTATCCCATAAATAGCTGGCATTTTTAATATTTTAATTATACTGTCCTTATAATGCATTTGTCCTCTACCAGCATTGAAAAAGCCGATAGTATTGGTAGTTAAGTTCTGTACCATTAATATCATAATCTGAATTGAAATAGCATAACTGGCATAAGTGGTATTTGCAAAAACAAGCATAACTAAGGGAAGTCCGAAATTTCCTGAATTATAGAACATAATTGAGTTATTTAAAGCAGTTGCCATAGAAACTCCATGTTTCATTGTTTTAGATATAGTCGAACCTAGTATGGCTAATAAAGCTAAAATTATAATTCCAAATAAAATAGCAATCAAAAACTCTAATTGTATCTCTGTTTCATAAACCTTTACAAAAACAAGCGCTGGTACGAAAATATAAAAATTAAGTTTACTAAGAGTAAATATATCTAAATCAAACTTACTTGTTAGGAGATAACCAAGATAAATAATTATAAAAATAGGTGCGATATTATTAAAAAGAATAAACGAAAATATTTCCACAGATCCAACCTCCATTTAAGCTATGTATTGTTTTGCCATCTTTTTTACTTTGTGTAATTAAGTTTTTATATATAAAGCCTATAAAAAGGCTAATTTGGATGAACCAGAGTTTTCTAGCAAATAAAAGAGAAGTTTTTTGCATTGTGTAACTAAGTTATGTAAGT
This genomic stretch from Halanaerobiaceae bacterium ANBcell28 harbors:
- a CDS encoding AEC family transporter, which encodes MFFWPSLEYLQNGLIPVALLTLGTQLYRTKFSFKNKDVYIASITRLLGGPILAFLLLNLMGIDGVMAQVLFISSSVPSAVNTALIAVEFNNEPDFASQVVMTSTLLSAITLTIVIYLSQYLFPV
- a CDS encoding AEC family transporter, with protein sequence MEIFSFILFNNIAPIFIIIYLGYLLTSKFDLDIFTLSKLNFYIFVPALVFVKVYETEIQLEFLIAILFGIIILALLAILGSTISKTMKHGVSMATALNNSIMFYNSGNFGLPLVMLVFANTTYASYAISIQIMILMVQNLTTNTIGFFNAGRGQMHYKDSIIKILKMPAIYGIILAVFIKFIGLEIDQYFFGHH